The nucleotide sequence TAGAAAAAAATCCTAACAGCTGTTTTTTTACGAAGTAACTATTTCATATAATTACCTCGATTCTTTATCAAAAGAATTCGCCTCTGCGACGTTTTCTTTCACGTCCAACCATCCTGCAGTTCTCGTATCTTGTAACTCTTTTTCTAACTGTAGGTTAACTCGTAGGTGTTGTTTGTTCCTtttcctattttaaaaaaatacagctGAATTTTGGATCTTATTGTACCTACTAGTATCTCTAAAATTACCTAGGGTAATCAGATACACTAATTTTACCTCAAATCGTCGTTAATTGAGTTCGTTGTAGCACAATTTTCTTCTATCTGTTCTAGGATAAGATTTTTCATCTCTATGTCGTTTCTCAAGTCGACGACTTCCGCTTCTAAGAGGAATTTTTCAGCAGTTTCAAACTCGGCGATTCGGACACTCGCACTGTAAGGAAAGTTATTAAGAGTTATAAATATATTatgtttatgtatgtacattaaaGGTCTTTTATTGTTCGTCTAAATTCATATCTTCTTAGTTCTTACCTCAATTCTTCGCTATCTTGCACTGCAGTGGCAATGGCATTGGAAAACTTGTCCTCCATCTCTTGGAGTTGGAGATTTTTGATGGTCAATTCATTGTTTAAATCAGTCACCGTATCTGACAGCTGAAGTACACGAGCTTCcagtagaaaattattttccctGTTGAaacgagtaggtaaatataaTGGAACTGCAGGCTCATCAGCGTGAAAATATTTACGATGAAAAAGCATAAATTGTGTATAAGTAATTAAAACACAGTTCTCATCTTACCGAAGTTCTTCGTTTTCCACAGCTTGACTAGTAATGATCTGCTCCAGATCAAGAATCTGTTCGGATTTGGCGACCAATTCCTCATTCAAATCGcgttcagattttgaaagttgtcTAATACGTTCTTCCAGTTCAGCTATTCTTATTCCATTGGAATCTTCACACGAGGACGCAGCCTGTGAACGAGCTTCCTGCGGcgagatttttttgaggttGATAATACGACTGAAACGAGTAAACAATGAAACCATATGTAATGATGATCGTCAAAATGAATATTCTTTTAAAATGATACAAATTACAAACAGTTCTGGTCTCACCTCAAATCATCGTAGAGGACTTCCCTCTCTAGAGCAggcaatttgaacaaattttctatAATTCTTAATCTTATCGTCGATACGGGTTCTTCTAATGAGGACAAAGCTTCGTCAGTACTCGTAATACTCATTTTTCACAACGATATGTGTAATTGGATATG is from Planococcus citri chromosome 1, ihPlaCitr1.1, whole genome shotgun sequence and encodes:
- the LOC135848393 gene encoding uncharacterized protein LOC135848393, which gives rise to MSITSTDEALSSLEEPVSTIRLRIIENLFKLPALEREVLYDDLSRIINLKKISPQEARSQAASSCEDSNGIRIAELEERIRQLSKSERDLNEELVAKSEQILDLEQIITSQAVENEELRENNFLLEARVLQLSDTVTDLNNELTIKNLQLQEMEDKFSNAIATAVQDSEELSASVRIAEFETAEKFLLEAEVVDLRNDIEMKNLILEQIEENCATTNSINDDLRKRNKQHLRVNLQLEKELQDTRTAGWLDVKENVAEANSFDKESSRSRASQDPKEKVQAWLDNID